The sequence below is a genomic window from Mycobacterium sp. ITM-2016-00316.
CTCCGGTGATTACTCGGGCTGGAACTTCGGCCTCGCGGAGGGTGGTTTCGGCGGGCTGGCCATCGCGGCCGTCATCATCGCCGGCATGTACCTGGCGCTGGTGCTGGGCATGGCGGAGCTGTCCTCGGCGCTGCCTGCCGCCGGTGGCGGCTACACCTTCGCGCGGCGGGCGCTCGGTCCTTGGGGTGGTTTCGCCACCGGCACAGCCATTCTCATCGAGTACGCCATCGCGCCGGCGGCCATCGCCACCTTCATCGGGGCCTACGTCGAGTCGCTGGGGCTGTTCGGCATCACCGACGGCTGGTGGGTGTACCTGGCCGCGTATCTGATCTTCATCGGTATCCACCTCGCGGGTGTGGGTGAGGCGCTCAAGGTGATGTTCGTGATCACCGCGATCGCGCTGGTCGGCCTGCTGGTGTTCGCGATCGCCGCCATCGGGCATTTCGACGTCGCCAATCTCACCGACATGGCCGTCGACGAGACCGCCGCCGGCGCCTCCAGTTGGCTGCCCAACGGCTACATGGGCATCTGGGCGGCCTTCCCGTTCGCCATCTGGTTCTTCCTCGCGATCGAAGGCGTGCCGCTGGCGGCCGAGGAGACCGCCAACCCGGAGCGGAACGTGCCGCGCGGCATCATCGCCGGCATGGCCGTGCTGCTGGTCACCTGCGCGACCGTGCTGATCCTCACCACCGGCGCCGGCGGAGCCGACGCGATGTCGAGCTCGGGTAACCCACTCGTGGAGGCGCTGGGCGACGGGACAGCCGCCAAGGTCGTCAACTACATCGGCCTCGCCGGTCTGATTGCCAGCTTCTTCTCCATCATCTACGCCTATTCGCGACAGTTGTTCGCGCTGTCGCGGGCCGGGTACCTGCCCAAGACGCTGTCGGTGACCAACGCGCGCAAGGCACCCTTCCTCGCCTTGCTGGTGCCCGGGATCATCGGGTTCGTGCTCTCCCTGACCGGCCAGGGCGCGATGCTGCTGAACATGGCGGTCTTCGGGGCGGCACTGAGCTATGTGCTGATGATGATCAGCCATATCGTGCTGCGCCGCCGCGAACCGGAGATGCCGCGTCCCTACCGCACCCCGGGCGGCGTCGTGACCACCGGCTTCGCCCTCGTCATCGGCGTGTTCGCTGTCATCGCGACCTTCCTGGTCGACCCCGTCGCCGCCGGGTGGTGCCTGGGTGTGTTCGCCGCGTTCATGCTCTATTTCGCGGTGTACAGCCGCCACAAACTGGTGTCGAATTCCCCCGATGAGGAATTCGCGATGCTCGCGAGAGCGGAGAGCGAGCTCAAGTGATCTACCGGCAGCAGGTCTCGGGCGTCAGCTACGCCTTCGACGGACTCGTGGAGGTGATGGCCAAGGCCACACCGCTGCGCTCGGGCGACCAACTCGCCGGGTGCGCCGCCGAACACGACGCGGAACGCGCGGCCGCCGCGTGGGTGCTCGCAGACCTGCCGCTGGACACCTTCCTCAATCAGGACGTTGTCGACTACGACACCGACGAGGTGACCCGGCTGATCATGGACACCCATGACCGCCAGGCCTTTTCGGCGATATCGGGACTGACGGTGGGCGGCCTGCGGGACTGGCTGCTGGAGACCTCCTCGCATGACGACAGCGCCATGCGGATCGCGTCCATCGCCCCGGGGCTGACCCCCGAGATGGTGGCCGCGGTCAGCAAGATCATGCGCAACCAGGACCTCATCGCGGTCGCGGCGGCCACCACGGTCACCGCGTCGTTCCGCACCACCGTCGGGCTGCCCGGCACCTTGGCGACCCGGCTGCAGCCCAACCATCCGACCGATGACCCGCGGGGTATCGCGGCCGCCGTGCTGGATGGGCTGTTGCTGGGCTGCGGGGACGCGGTGATCGGCATCAACCCGGCGACGGATTCCCCGCAGGCCACCGCCGACCTGCTGGTGCTGCTCGATTCCATCCGCACCCGCTACGACATCCCGGTGCAGTCCTGCGTCTTGTCGCACATCACCACCACCATCGGGCTGATCGAGAGCGGCGCACCGGTCGACCTGGTGTTTCAGTCCATCGCCGGCACCGAGGGCGCCAACTCCGCCTTCGGCGTGGATATCGCGCTGCTGCGGGAGGGCCGCGAGGCCGCCATGAGCCTGGGGCGGGGGACCGTCGGCGACAACGTGATGTACCTGGAGACCGGGCAGGGGTCGGCGCTCAGCTCACACACCCACCTGGGCGTCGGCGGCAAACCGGTCGATCAGCAGACCCTGGAGACGCGGGCCTATGCGGTCGCGCGTGATCTGAACCCGCTGCTGGTCAACACCGTCGTCGGCTTCATCGGCCCCGA
It includes:
- the eat gene encoding ethanolamine permease, which gives rise to MAGVEEHLESADYLQKRQLKSGTAGWVLLAGLGISYVISGDYSGWNFGLAEGGFGGLAIAAVIIAGMYLALVLGMAELSSALPAAGGGYTFARRALGPWGGFATGTAILIEYAIAPAAIATFIGAYVESLGLFGITDGWWVYLAAYLIFIGIHLAGVGEALKVMFVITAIALVGLLVFAIAAIGHFDVANLTDMAVDETAAGASSWLPNGYMGIWAAFPFAIWFFLAIEGVPLAAEETANPERNVPRGIIAGMAVLLVTCATVLILTTGAGGADAMSSSGNPLVEALGDGTAAKVVNYIGLAGLIASFFSIIYAYSRQLFALSRAGYLPKTLSVTNARKAPFLALLVPGIIGFVLSLTGQGAMLLNMAVFGAALSYVLMMISHIVLRRREPEMPRPYRTPGGVVTTGFALVIGVFAVIATFLVDPVAAGWCLGVFAAFMLYFAVYSRHKLVSNSPDEEFAMLARAESELK
- a CDS encoding ethanolamine ammonia-lyase subunit EutB, translating into MIYRQQVSGVSYAFDGLVEVMAKATPLRSGDQLAGCAAEHDAERAAAAWVLADLPLDTFLNQDVVDYDTDEVTRLIMDTHDRQAFSAISGLTVGGLRDWLLETSSHDDSAMRIASIAPGLTPEMVAAVSKIMRNQDLIAVAAATTVTASFRTTVGLPGTLATRLQPNHPTDDPRGIAAAVLDGLLLGCGDAVIGINPATDSPQATADLLVLLDSIRTRYDIPVQSCVLSHITTTIGLIESGAPVDLVFQSIAGTEGANSAFGVDIALLREGREAAMSLGRGTVGDNVMYLETGQGSALSSHTHLGVGGKPVDQQTLETRAYAVARDLNPLLVNTVVGFIGPEYLYDGKQIIRAGLEDHFCGKLLGLPMGVDVCYTNHAEADQNDMDTLLTLLAAAGAAFVITVPGADDVMLGYQSLSFHDVLTTRRTLGLRPAPEFEDWLRKVGMVDETGRLTPFDLTHSPLRALTSAT